The following coding sequences lie in one Ferroacidibacillus organovorans genomic window:
- a CDS encoding IclR family transcriptional regulator, with translation MEDYTVKSVDKACLLLEVVSRYPQGVAITDLATQVDMYKSTVHRLLTTLSRRGYIEQDGQTGKYKLGYALLDLGMKLLSSIDLRAEAAIPLRELADFSNEVVHLALLERGEIVYIDKVESDNTTRMHSRIGKRVPVHSTSLGKVILAYLPASEAREILNQNERIQMTDHTIVQEDELMAEIERVKERGYAFDLEENEIGVCCIAAPIFDHANNVVAACSVSGPSNRMTTERLHTLIPVVMACARRISNRLGHGVLTEELRTRG, from the coding sequence ATGGAAGATTATACAGTCAAATCAGTGGATAAGGCGTGCCTTTTGCTCGAAGTGGTCAGTCGCTACCCGCAAGGGGTGGCGATTACAGATCTCGCGACACAGGTGGACATGTATAAAAGCACAGTGCACCGCCTTTTAACGACGCTATCGCGACGCGGCTATATTGAGCAAGATGGGCAAACGGGGAAATACAAATTGGGGTATGCCCTGCTCGATTTAGGGATGAAGCTTCTTTCTTCCATTGATTTGCGCGCTGAAGCGGCGATTCCCTTGCGCGAACTCGCGGATTTTTCAAATGAGGTTGTCCATTTGGCACTCCTAGAACGCGGGGAGATCGTCTATATCGACAAGGTGGAGAGTGACAATACGACGCGCATGCACTCGCGTATCGGAAAACGCGTTCCCGTCCACTCGACGAGTTTGGGAAAAGTCATTCTTGCGTATCTTCCTGCGTCAGAGGCGCGCGAGATTTTGAACCAGAATGAGCGGATTCAAATGACCGATCATACGATCGTGCAGGAGGACGAGCTTATGGCGGAGATCGAACGTGTCAAAGAGCGAGGTTATGCATTCGACTTGGAGGAAAACGAGATCGGCGTTTGTTGTATTGCGGCGCCTATTTTCGATCACGCAAACAATGTGGTGGCGGCATGCAGCGTGTCTGGACCGAGCAACCGTATGACGACGGAGCGACTCCACACCTTGATCCCGGTTGTCATGGCGTGCGCCAGACGCATTTCAAACCGTTTGGGGCACGGTGTTTTGACAGAAGAACTGCGCACCCGTGGATAA
- the aceB gene encoding malate synthase A produces MPFQTPNGMSITGAYRESYATILTPDALAFVSDLVRTFRDERDALLLRRLERQHEIDQGKLPDFLPETASIREREWTVAPIPSDLQDRRVEITGPSSDRKMVINALNSGAKTFMADFEDANSPTWENTIEGQINLRDAIRGTIDYTSPEGKAYRLKEKTAVLIVRPRGWHLDEKHITLDGKAIPGAILDFALYFYHNAKTLLEKGSGPYFYLPKMESHQEARLWNSIFVRAQQALGIPQGTVKATVLVETILATFEMNEILYELREHAAGINCGRWDYIFSYIKKLRNQPNVILPDRAQVTMTVPFMRAYSLLTIQTCHRRNAFAIGGMAAQIPIKNDPVANEDALAKVRADKEREARDGHDGTWVAHPALVPVAMEVFDEIMKTPNQVDRKREDVHVTAAQLLEVPQGSITEAGVRTNVSVGIQYLEAWLRGSGAVPIFNLMEDAATAEISRTQLWQWIHHEKGVLEDGRKLTPELFERIVREENEKIRASLGADAYDNGKFREATELFTAITLDENFVDFLTTPAYAKLA; encoded by the coding sequence ATGCCATTTCAAACCCCAAACGGCATGAGCATCACAGGCGCGTACCGCGAATCCTACGCAACGATTCTGACACCCGACGCGCTCGCATTTGTAAGCGATCTCGTGCGCACGTTTCGCGATGAACGCGACGCTTTGCTTTTGCGCAGGCTTGAACGTCAACACGAAATCGACCAAGGCAAACTCCCTGACTTTTTGCCAGAAACAGCCTCCATTCGCGAACGAGAGTGGACTGTAGCCCCAATCCCCAGTGATTTGCAGGATCGACGCGTCGAGATCACCGGGCCTTCAAGCGATCGAAAGATGGTCATCAACGCACTCAACTCTGGCGCAAAAACCTTCATGGCTGACTTTGAAGATGCGAATTCTCCCACATGGGAAAACACGATTGAAGGACAGATCAATCTGCGCGACGCGATTCGAGGCACGATTGACTACACAAGCCCCGAAGGAAAAGCCTATCGGCTAAAGGAGAAAACGGCCGTATTGATCGTTAGGCCGCGCGGTTGGCACCTTGATGAGAAACACATCACGTTAGACGGAAAAGCAATTCCTGGTGCGATACTCGATTTTGCCCTCTACTTTTACCACAACGCAAAAACGCTGCTCGAAAAAGGATCTGGCCCCTACTTCTATTTGCCAAAGATGGAGAGCCATCAAGAAGCTCGCCTTTGGAACAGCATTTTTGTGCGCGCACAGCAGGCGCTTGGCATTCCACAGGGAACGGTTAAGGCGACCGTGCTCGTCGAAACAATTCTCGCGACATTTGAAATGAACGAGATTCTCTACGAACTGAGGGAGCATGCAGCGGGGATCAACTGTGGACGCTGGGATTACATTTTCAGCTACATCAAAAAATTGCGCAACCAACCTAACGTCATTCTACCCGATCGCGCGCAGGTCACCATGACCGTGCCGTTTATGCGCGCCTACTCCCTTCTCACCATTCAGACGTGCCACCGGCGAAACGCGTTTGCGATTGGCGGAATGGCTGCGCAGATCCCGATTAAAAATGATCCGGTCGCAAACGAAGACGCGCTTGCAAAGGTGCGGGCAGACAAAGAGCGCGAGGCGAGAGATGGACACGACGGAACGTGGGTGGCACACCCAGCCTTGGTTCCCGTAGCCATGGAAGTTTTCGATGAAATCATGAAAACCCCGAACCAGGTGGATCGCAAGAGAGAAGACGTGCATGTCACTGCCGCCCAACTGTTGGAGGTTCCACAAGGATCCATTACGGAAGCGGGTGTGCGGACCAATGTGAGTGTAGGTATTCAGTACCTCGAAGCATGGTTGCGCGGATCTGGCGCTGTACCCATTTTCAATCTGATGGAAGACGCGGCGACAGCAGAAATCTCGCGCACCCAGTTGTGGCAGTGGATCCATCACGAAAAAGGAGTGCTCGAAGACGGGCGCAAGCTCACGCCAGAGCTCTTTGAAAGGATTGTCCGCGAAGAGAATGAAAAGATACGCGCCAGCCTCGGTGCAGATGCGTACGACAACGGAAAATTCCGGGAAGCTACCGAGCTTTTCACGGCGATTACACTCGATGAAAACTTTGTCGATTTTCTGACGACACCTGCCTACGCGAAGTTGGCTTAA
- the aceA gene encoding isocitrate lyase: MSDQTKLQPRSDEERARQMETAFQESFRWQGIKRPYRAEDVLRLRGSVTIEHTLAKMGSKRLFELLHSEPYVPALGALTGNQAVQQVRAGLKAIYLSGWQVAADANLSGHMYPDQSLYPANSVPHVVKRINQALSRADQIDHSEGRRDTYWFAPIIADAEAGFGGPLNVFELMKSMIEAGAAGVHFEDQLASEKKCGHMGGKVLIPTAHAIRNLVAARLAADVMDVDTLIIARTDANGAFLLTSDVDPRDRQFLTGERTTEGFFRIRGGIESAIARGLAYAPYADLIWCETSEPNLDEARQFAEAIHEKHPGKLLAYNCSPSFNWKKKLPEDTIATFQQQLAEMGYKFQFVTLAGFHALNHSMFELARGYQERGMAAYSELQQAEFASEPYGYTATRHQREVGTGYFDEVAQVIAGGKSSTTAMTGSTEEEQFV; this comes from the coding sequence ATGAGTGATCAAACGAAACTGCAACCCCGCTCCGATGAGGAGAGAGCACGTCAGATGGAAACAGCGTTTCAGGAATCATTTCGCTGGCAGGGGATTAAGCGGCCGTATCGCGCCGAGGATGTGCTTCGTCTGCGCGGCTCTGTGACAATCGAACACACGCTCGCTAAGATGGGCAGTAAACGCCTGTTTGAACTTCTGCACAGTGAACCTTACGTCCCGGCGCTCGGCGCACTCACGGGAAATCAGGCTGTCCAGCAAGTTCGCGCAGGGCTAAAAGCGATCTACCTGAGCGGCTGGCAGGTTGCGGCAGACGCAAATCTTTCCGGACATATGTACCCCGATCAGAGTCTCTATCCTGCAAACAGCGTTCCCCACGTCGTAAAGCGAATCAATCAGGCGCTCTCTCGCGCGGATCAGATCGACCACTCAGAAGGCAGGCGTGACACGTATTGGTTTGCTCCTATTATTGCCGACGCTGAGGCGGGATTTGGCGGCCCGCTCAATGTGTTTGAACTGATGAAATCGATGATTGAGGCAGGCGCCGCAGGCGTTCACTTTGAGGATCAACTCGCGTCCGAGAAAAAATGTGGACACATGGGGGGCAAGGTGCTCATTCCGACAGCACACGCGATCCGCAATCTGGTTGCGGCGAGGCTCGCGGCGGATGTGATGGATGTAGATACGCTGATCATTGCGCGAACGGATGCCAATGGAGCATTCCTCCTCACAAGCGATGTGGACCCGCGCGATCGGCAGTTTCTCACAGGCGAGCGCACCACAGAAGGATTCTTTCGCATCCGCGGAGGGATCGAGTCGGCCATCGCGCGCGGGCTCGCGTATGCGCCGTATGCGGATCTTATCTGGTGCGAGACGTCTGAACCAAACCTCGATGAGGCGCGCCAGTTTGCGGAAGCCATTCATGAAAAACATCCCGGCAAGTTGCTAGCGTACAACTGCTCACCGTCTTTTAACTGGAAAAAGAAACTTCCAGAAGACACGATTGCGACATTCCAACAACAACTCGCAGAAATGGGTTATAAATTTCAATTTGTGACACTCGCCGGATTCCACGCGCTCAATCACAGTATGTTTGAACTGGCGCGCGGTTATCAAGAGCGGGGAATGGCTGCCTACTCTGAACTGCAGCAGGCGGAATTTGCAAGCGAACCGTACGGATACACAGCGACTCGCCACCAGCGTGAGGTGGGTACAGGTTACTTTGATGAAGTCGCCCAGGTGATCGCCGGGGGCAAATCTTCGACGACTGCGATGACAGGTTCTACAGAAGAGGAGCAATTCGTGTAA
- a CDS encoding ThuA domain-containing protein, whose product MVSVGIRVTVWNEFRHEKSDEAVRAVYPDGIHEAIAAPLRDASFAVRTATLDEPEHGLTNEVLDATDVLIWWGHMAHGDVQDDIVKRVVQRVWDGMGLIVLHSGHFSKVFKTLMGTSCDLKWREAGEKERLWVVNPAHPIAHGLESYFELPHEEMYGEHFDIPDPDELVFVSWFQGGEVFRSGCTFHRGNGKIFYFRPGHETHPTYFDKNVRKVIENAVRFVAPVHGAKPVYGNAKALEDL is encoded by the coding sequence ATGGTCTCAGTGGGCATTCGCGTAACAGTATGGAATGAATTTCGCCACGAGAAGTCAGATGAAGCCGTACGCGCTGTGTATCCGGACGGGATTCACGAGGCGATCGCGGCACCGCTGCGCGACGCATCGTTTGCGGTTCGCACGGCGACACTCGATGAACCTGAACACGGACTGACGAATGAGGTTCTCGACGCAACCGACGTGTTGATCTGGTGGGGCCATATGGCACACGGGGACGTACAGGATGATATTGTAAAACGTGTTGTGCAGCGCGTCTGGGATGGCATGGGACTGATCGTGCTTCACTCTGGACATTTCTCAAAGGTGTTCAAGACGCTCATGGGGACGTCGTGTGACCTGAAATGGCGGGAGGCTGGGGAGAAAGAACGTCTGTGGGTCGTCAATCCTGCGCATCCGATTGCGCACGGCCTTGAATCGTACTTCGAACTTCCGCATGAAGAAATGTATGGTGAGCATTTTGATATTCCCGATCCAGACGAGTTGGTATTTGTGAGTTGGTTCCAAGGCGGCGAGGTATTTCGCAGTGGTTGTACGTTTCACCGTGGTAACGGGAAGATTTTTTATTTCCGTCCCGGGCATGAGACACACCCAACGTATTTTGACAAAAATGTGCGCAAGGTCATTGAGAACGCGGTGCGCTTTGTGGCTCCGGTTCACGGGGCAAAACCTGTTTACGGCAATGCGAAAGCGCTTGAAGATCTATAA
- a CDS encoding EAL domain-containing protein — protein sequence MTNCPGCAPSERGFIISFYDTERCDAFAETIPVRVYAQWSRLAPNQLFIGERLLFQMADYTAMEHNPDTWRVVHSDAPLETLAWPDVLKMRPGLFVDDLIEQKRLKMMMQPIVSIVKDEQASVIGYEMLIRGIGEDNQIITPDRIFSVARDQEALFRLDRACRVEAIATAGQNDLTELIFVNFLPTAIYVPEHCLQTTLEAVENFGIRKRQIVFEVVETERVDDLAHLKRILNFYRSQGFRYALDDVGQGFNDLSMLTQLEPDIIKLDRAFVSNIDKDADKRRVAKTISRLAQSIGSVRLAEGVETKAEADVLLELGFGWQQGFYYGRPSFQPVPGEAKRAE from the coding sequence ATGACGAATTGCCCAGGTTGCGCGCCGTCGGAACGCGGGTTTATTATTTCGTTTTACGATACAGAGCGCTGTGATGCGTTTGCCGAGACGATCCCCGTTCGAGTGTATGCGCAGTGGTCGCGCCTCGCGCCGAATCAACTGTTTATAGGTGAACGATTGCTTTTTCAAATGGCAGACTATACGGCGATGGAGCACAATCCTGATACATGGCGTGTCGTGCATAGCGATGCGCCGCTGGAAACCCTCGCCTGGCCAGATGTTCTAAAGATGCGCCCAGGTTTGTTTGTCGATGATCTGATTGAACAAAAGCGATTAAAGATGATGATGCAGCCGATTGTTTCTATAGTCAAAGATGAGCAAGCATCTGTGATCGGCTATGAGATGCTGATTCGCGGAATCGGTGAAGACAATCAGATCATTACGCCGGATCGCATTTTTTCTGTCGCGCGTGATCAAGAGGCACTATTTCGTCTGGATCGCGCCTGCCGCGTCGAAGCGATTGCAACGGCGGGTCAGAATGACTTAACTGAACTCATTTTTGTGAATTTTTTACCGACAGCAATCTATGTCCCTGAGCATTGCCTGCAGACAACGCTTGAAGCGGTAGAGAATTTCGGGATACGCAAACGACAAATTGTTTTTGAGGTTGTCGAGACAGAGCGTGTGGATGATCTGGCACATCTCAAACGGATTTTGAATTTTTATCGGAGTCAGGGTTTTCGCTATGCGCTGGATGATGTTGGGCAAGGATTTAATGATCTGTCGATGCTAACACAGCTTGAACCGGATATTATCAAGCTCGACCGTGCATTTGTGAGCAACATTGACAAGGACGCAGACAAGCGGAGGGTCGCCAAAACGATCTCCAGATTGGCGCAGTCCATAGGCTCTGTGCGTCTGGCTGAGGGCGTCGAGACGAAAGCGGAAGCGGATGTTTTATTGGAACTTGGATTCGGGTGGCAACAAGGATTTTATTATGGGCGACCGTCGTTTCAACCTGTGCCAGGGGAGGCAAAGCGCGCCGAGTAG